Within Nitrospira sp. MA-1, the genomic segment CGTAAAGGGGAACCGAATCGTTCTGGATAGAATTAATGGAAAAAGGCCCACACAGGGTTTTTGAAAGTTGACTTGCTGGTTGGATAGGAAGGCGGATTAAAACTGTACCATCATGCCCCATGCCGGAAGAGTTCATCCGTCCCACTTTTCCCCAAAATCAAGTTCCAGGTGGTGAAGGATTTCTGGAGAAATTGAATTAGGAAATGGTTCCCAACGTCCTGTCGCCTAATTTCCATGAGAGGATATACCCACCATCGCCTTGGATTGCAGGCTTCAGTTTTTCCACGGTATCAAGATGTGTCGTGAGGGCTATAGCTTGGTCGTTGTGGAGGGCTGTGGTCTTTGAGCTGTCTTGATTTGTGCGAAGGGCGCAATCTTATTGGATTAATATCTCATTCACTGTTAAAAAGAGCCGATTAATCAGTTCCCCAGATAAGGAACCAACGCCTGTTGCCACTAAAGCTGACAACAGAATGCTGATGAAAATGATGAATAGAAATCTCATGACGTTCTCTTTTTCTGGGGTTATCCTGATTTATCCAATTATTATTTGATGACTTCAGTGTGCCTTTCAATCATTCTCTTGAAACCCAATAGATGATGTGTTCTCCACATGATCTCAGATGTCATGGAGTGCCGCAGTGGTTGCAATTTATAGCTGGAGTAAGACCGTCATGAATATGACTCAAAGGAAGGGGAATCACGGTCCATGGCCACCAGCATAGAGTCAGGTGGGGTTTCGCAATCGGCGGGAATCCAATCTGGGTGCTATTTGCTATGTTTAGATGCAGTCTGACAGGGAAAATCGTGAATATTACTGGGCTGACTTGTGCCTTTGGCCTTACCTGAAAGGCCTCCAGAATGGGTATGGCAATCAGTCTAACTTCATGTTCGATACGTGAAATGGAGATAGGGGGAATGGCACAGTGATTTTGTTCAAACTTCCAGTTTCAGCAGGAAGTTTGGGGGGAGTCGATTTTGTGAACAGAGGAACCGCTTGAGCTTACTGGTTGGAAAGATTGTGGATCTGTTGTTCCAGTTCTTCGATGCGGTCCAACAATTCCAAAGCTACGCTGACTCCCGGCCAGTTAATCCCTAAGTCTCGATGTAATCTGAGCCCCCGACTTAACCGGTCAATGGCGTCCTCGGGAAACAACACCATCCCCTCCGGGTCCGGGTCCGGTGGTTGAATAATTTCCCATTGCAAACAGACCTCCAGCATG encodes:
- a CDS encoding chaperone modulator CbpM, with the protein product MTDDSEPSLEQVTAEIITFGRIRREEVCTRLGIGEDMLEVCLQWEIIQPPDPDPEGMVLFPEDAIDRLSRGLRLHRDLGINWPGVSVALELLDRIEELEQQIHNLSNQ